The sequence below is a genomic window from Gammaproteobacteria bacterium.
CGGTCAGTGTTCCACCGGCCGTTAAGTCGACACCACTTAGCACAATTTGCTGTGAAGTCTCGAATGTTCCAGTGTCACCGTCGACGTCGATGTTGATTATGGTAGCGCCGGCGGCACCGTCATAACTGAAATTTAGGAATCCGTCCAGTGAACCCAGGTCTTCCCCCTGCAACATGTCGGAAAGGTCGAGTACGTCGCCACCGACACCCGCGGTGAAATCGGCAATGGTATCGACGGCGGGCGTGCCAACCGTACCTTCATCACCGGATTCGAGCGCGAAGATATCGATGCCGTCACCGCCAATGAGGCTGTCATCACCGCTGCCACCGATCAGAATATCCGCTCCGGCTCCGCCATTAAGCTTGTCTGATCCAGCTCCGCCCGATATCCAGTCGTCATTGTCGGCGCCAAAAATTATGTCGTCGCCCGCGTTACCGGAAATGCTATCGGTAAGATTACTTCCTAATATACTGGTGCCCTCTAGACCGTCGGCGAAGGACCCAGAAATTTCAATGTCATAGGTGGTGACGAATGTCTGGTCATCCGCTGCTTGAGTAACCGCAAAGTTGGTCGCTAAGTTCAGATCTACCCGGGTATCTTCCTCGACTGCATAGACTGATAATTCAAAGCTATCGGACGAAACCGGTGCCTCCAGAATGATGGAAACCTCGGCCGTACCCGACGCATCGATTGTTGGATCTGCCTCGATACGAACATAGGTTCCCGCCGTCAGGCCATAGTTATTGCCAGCCGCGAGAGTGACGAGGGAGGTATTGGGCTGACCTGTCGGAAAAGTGAGGCCATCGGACATGGCTGCATCAGGCAGGTGCACGAGGAAATAGTGGATCTCCTCGGCGAGGTTATTAGTGCCGAAATTGGCGCTTAGATTGTAAGTAAACTCGGCGCCGGGCTCGAGATTGTTTGGACGCGGGCCTACGGCCAACGATTCGAAACCATCGCCCTGCAATTCGTTCACGGCGGTTGAAACCAGCAGGCTTACTGTCCCGGTGTTGATATCGATTTCGTAGATCTCTCCAGTTGCGCGGTCAAGTGCCCACAGGTTACCGTTCGGCCCAGGTGACATACCCTGTATATCGAGGTTTTGCCCGATTTCAAACAATTGGGTATTGGTGATGTTACCCGGGTCCGACAGATCGAACGAATGCAGGTAGGTCTTGTTGGTACTAGTGACGAGCCCGAGGAACTCGGCAGTTTCTTGATAAAAATCGAATGCGCCGGTTTTTTCGCCGAGATCGCCGAACTCGGTGACTTCTCCAGTTGCTTTATCGATGCTGTAGAGAATCGATGAGTTGCCCTCAACATTAGTGTAATACAAGGTGTCACCGGGACCGATTGTTCCTCCCATCGAGCCGCTATTTATGTCGAGGAGGTCGTTATTCGGCCCACTCAGTTCTAAATATTCGCGGACTACAGCGCTGCCACCATTTTGCGCGATATATGCCTCGTCCTTGCTGAAGGCGAAAAGACCGGGATGTTGTCCGGTTCCCATACCGTACAGGTAGTCGGTCGCGGGGTCATAGGTAAGTCCCTCGATGTCGAGTTCCTGGACTTTGAGGGTCCCGAAGTCGATAAAGCCATCGCCGTCACCGTCCTTGTTTATACTGACTGTGGGGGCATCTACGCCAAGCGTGTTGAGCAGTGCAGAATCGATGCCGGTCTCGGATACATTTCCGGAGCCATCCGTATGGGTTGCATGGACCGTAATCGTGCTTCCTTCTACCGGCGCCCCAAACGTAGTGGTTATGTTTCCACTCGAAATATCGGCGGATGTTAAAACCAGCGCCGTCGTAGTCGTTCCATCCGTGATGGTGATGACATCACCGGCTAACGCGGACGACGGTATACCGATAGCCACATTAAGATCGCCTGCCAGTTCGGTTGCCGAAATAATCCTATTGTTGTTGCTATCTTCGGTGATGGTTACCGAAGGAGCATTGCTTGGTACGTGATCGATCAACGCTGAAGCGATACCGCTCGGCGTAGTATTTCCCGAAGCATCGGTCAGGCTAGCTGATGCAGTGAAATTGCTGCCTGCGCCGGTTGGATGAAAGGTAACGCTGACGCTGCCATTAGTGATGTCGGCAGCTGTTAGTACTATTTGCACGGTCTCACCTTCAGCCACAACCGTTAACGTATCCCCGGCAGCCGCAGAGGCGGGTAAACCTATCGTAGTATCCAGTTCGATTGACTGCGCCAGTCCTATCTTCGTTATATCCCCGGTTACCATGTCGAGTTGCCAGAGAAACGCACTTCCGGTGGCCTTGTCTTCTGCGACCGAGTAGGCATAACCATTGTTGCCAAGCGAAGCGCTTACTAGAGTCGGATTTTCTGCGACTGCATCCACTTCGACACCGAAGCTCGCATTTGTCGAGGCACCCTGGCTGTCAGTTACAGTATAGGTAAAGTCTTCAACACCCAGGACGTCGGCCGAGGCAGGGGTATAGACAAAGCTGCCATCAGAACTAACCGTCAATTCCCCATTCGTGGTCGTAATCGTTACGCTACCACTCGCTGGAACGGAATAACTGTTACTGCCAAAGCCGATTTCCGTGACCGACAGGCTGTCGCCATCCGGGTCAATGTCGTTGATTAGTAGGCCGCTTGTGCTATTGACAGTTAAGGTCGTGTTGTCTGCGACCACGTAATAATCGTCGGTTACCGTTGGGGCATCATTGGCGCCGGTGATGGTAATGGCCTGGGTCGCAGTCGTACCATCATCGGAGGTAAAGGTAATGGTATCGACCAGGGTCTCG
It includes:
- a CDS encoding VCBS domain-containing protein; amino-acid sequence: TYGSVTESGGNWTYTLNNANATVQALADGETLVDTITFTSDDGTTATQAITITGTNDAATITVSPVDTAVTEDDLANQTASGMIAISDVDNGEGTLVSSVATYGTVTVDGSGNWTYTLDNGDPVVNALAAGETLVDTITFTSDDGTTATQAITITGANDAPTVTDDYYVVADNTTLTVNSTSGLLINDIDPDGDSLSVTEIGFGSNSYSVPASGSVTITTTNGELTVSSDGSFVYTPASADVLGVEDFTYTVTDSQGASTNASFGVEVDAVAENPTLVSASLGNNGYAYSVAEDKATGSAFLWQLDMVTGDITKIGLAQSIELDTTIGLPASAAAGDTLTVVAEGETVQIVLTAADITNGSVSVTFHPTGAGSNFTASASLTDASGNTTPSGIASALIDHVPSNAPSVTITEDSNNNRIISATELAGDLNVAIGIPSSALAGDVITITDGTTTTALVLTSADISSGNITTTFGAPVEGSTITVHATHTDGSGNVSETGIDSALLNTLGVDAPTVSINKDGDGDGFIDFGTLKVQELDIEGLTYDPATDYLYGMGTGQHPGLFAFSKDEAYIAQNGGSAVVREYLELSGPNNDLLDINSGSMGGTIGPGDTLYYTNVEGNSSILYSIDKATGEVTEFGDLGEKTGAFDFYQETAEFLGLVTSTNKTYLHSFDLSDPGNITNTQLFEIGQNLDIQGMSPGPNGNLWALDRATGEIYEIDINTGTVSLLVSTAVNELQGDGFESLAVGPRPNNLEPGAEFTYNLSANFGTNNLAEEIHYFLVHLPDAAMSDGLTFPTGQPNTSLVTLAAGNNYGLTAGTYVRIEADPTIDASGTAEVSIILEAPVSSDSFELSVYAVEEDTRVDLNLATNFAVTQAADDQTFVTTYDIEISGSFADGLEGTSILGSNLTDSISGNAGDDIIFGADNDDWISGGAGSDKLNGGAGADILIGGSGDDSLIGGDGIDIFALESGDEGTVGTPAVDTIADFTAGVGGDVLDLSDMLQGEDLGSLDGFLNFSYDGAAGATIINIDVDGDTGTFETSQQIVLSGVDLTAGGTLTDADILNNLLNDGNLIVNE